One Micromonospora sp. WMMD1120 genomic region harbors:
- a CDS encoding HipA family kinase, producing MLRQVTAIRYVTPLREGGSLPGVVEADDLGTYVAKFRGAGQGPKALIAEVICGELARRLDLRVPPLVVLDIDPVIGRAEPDQEVQELLRNSGGANLGMDFLPGALGFDPVAHPVDPVLASRVFWFDAYVENVDRSWRNPNLLIWHRELWLIDHGAALYFHHNWPRAEAVVHRAYRGDDHVLAPYASRLAEADAELAARVTPELLAEVLAVVPDAWLTAADFATAEEARDAYLRHLSGRVARTADWLPSGRAA from the coding sequence GTGCTCCGCCAGGTCACCGCGATCCGGTACGTCACCCCGCTGCGCGAGGGTGGCTCGTTGCCGGGCGTGGTGGAGGCCGACGACCTGGGCACGTACGTGGCGAAGTTCCGGGGCGCCGGGCAGGGGCCCAAGGCGCTGATCGCCGAGGTCATCTGCGGTGAGCTGGCCCGTCGGCTCGACCTGCGGGTGCCGCCGCTGGTGGTCCTCGACATCGACCCGGTGATCGGGCGCGCCGAGCCCGACCAGGAGGTGCAGGAGCTGCTGCGCAACAGTGGCGGCGCCAACCTGGGGATGGACTTCCTGCCCGGGGCGCTGGGCTTCGACCCGGTGGCGCACCCGGTCGACCCGGTGCTCGCGTCGCGGGTGTTCTGGTTCGACGCGTACGTCGAAAATGTCGACCGGAGCTGGCGCAACCCCAACCTGCTCATCTGGCACCGCGAGCTGTGGTTGATCGATCACGGCGCCGCGCTGTACTTCCACCACAACTGGCCGCGCGCCGAGGCGGTGGTGCACCGTGCCTACCGCGGCGACGACCACGTGCTGGCGCCGTACGCCTCGCGGCTGGCCGAGGCGGACGCGGAGCTGGCCGCCCGGGTCACCCCGGAGCTGCTCGCCGAGGTGCTGGCAGTGGTGCCGGACGCGTGGCTAACCGCCGCCGACTTCGCGACGGCCGAGGAGGCGCGCGACGCCTACCTGCGGCACCTGTCGGGTCGCGTCGCGCGCACCGCCGACTGGCTGCCATCCGGGAGGGCGGCATGA
- a CDS encoding DUF3037 domain-containing protein produces the protein MRHPFEYALIRLVPRIERGEQINVGVLLYCQQRDFLAARTRLDADRARALAPDVDLPAVAAVLDSWDRTCSGDGPATRMRLGERFHWLAAPRSTMIQTGPVHTGLTIDPEAELDRLMAALVG, from the coding sequence ATGAGGCATCCCTTCGAGTACGCGCTGATCCGGCTGGTGCCCCGCATCGAGCGCGGCGAGCAGATCAACGTGGGGGTGTTGCTCTACTGCCAGCAGCGTGACTTCCTGGCCGCGCGCACGCGGCTGGACGCGGACCGGGCCCGCGCGCTCGCGCCCGACGTGGACCTGCCGGCGGTGGCCGCGGTGCTCGACTCCTGGGACCGCACCTGCTCCGGGGACGGGCCGGCGACCCGGATGCGCCTCGGTGAGCGGTTCCACTGGTTGGCCGCTCCGCGCAGCACGATGATCCAGACCGGCCCGGTGCACACCGGCCTCACCATCGATCCGGAGGCCGAGTTGGATCGGCTGATGGCGGCCCTGGTCGGCTGA
- the malQ gene encoding 4-alpha-glucanotransferase: protein MKRGLAALATARGVSTWYEDWRHRRVEVAPETVVGVLGLLGVDASSPTAIADALAAVRAVDRNALPDTVVLARGATRPLPGPGVVTLEDGGRRAVDAELPPDLPLGWHRLACADREATLVVVPRRLPVPPRTWGWMLQLYSLTSDRSWGMGDLGDLADFTGWAGATGAGLVLLNPLHAVGPAHPVAASPYSPASRRFVNPLYLRVSDTAAYRAADPATRAVVDALRPDRGPLIDYDEVWDAKRHALELLHPYAQPVDLAADPALTNFATWCALAERHGNDWRAWPAELHHPDSPAVAEQRRQLTGRVAFHSWLQLLCDEQLDAVTAAARSAGMPVGVVHDLAVGIDPGGADGWQLADVLAQGVRVGAPPDDFNQLGQDWGLAAWRPDRLAATGYAAYRDMLRRAMRHAGGLRVDHVAGLWRLWWVPPGGGAAEGTYVRYDADAMLGILALEAHRAGAVVVGEDLGTVQPAVTRGLRGRNMLGSTVLWFARDDEGDFVPPARWPRNALATISTHDLPTAPGFLTGEHVRVRDELKLLGTDVAVERARASADRARLLDMLRAEHLLPDAATGPGPARPEAATGPGPARPEAGDAGPGAGGAPLDDEVVVAMHAALAASPARLLGVSLYDVLGEVRQPNMPGTVDEYPNWRLPLPAGVAQIRADPRVKRIVDLLSAARPRPVDPE from the coding sequence ATGAAGCGAGGGCTGGCCGCGCTGGCCACTGCGCGCGGCGTTTCCACCTGGTATGAGGACTGGCGGCACCGGCGTGTCGAGGTCGCGCCGGAGACCGTGGTGGGCGTGCTCGGCCTGCTCGGTGTGGACGCCAGCAGCCCGACCGCCATCGCCGACGCGCTCGCCGCCGTCCGCGCTGTCGACCGGAACGCGTTGCCGGACACCGTGGTGCTCGCCCGGGGTGCCACCCGTCCGCTCCCCGGTCCGGGTGTGGTGACTTTGGAGGACGGCGGCCGACGCGCTGTCGACGCGGAGCTGCCCCCGGACCTACCGCTCGGCTGGCATCGGCTGGCCTGCGCCGACCGCGAGGCGACACTCGTGGTGGTGCCCCGTCGGCTGCCGGTGCCGCCGCGTACGTGGGGATGGATGCTCCAGCTCTACTCGCTCACCTCGGACCGCTCCTGGGGAATGGGCGACCTCGGCGACCTGGCGGACTTCACCGGTTGGGCCGGCGCCACCGGTGCCGGTCTGGTGCTGCTCAACCCGCTGCACGCGGTCGGCCCGGCGCACCCGGTCGCCGCCTCGCCCTACTCTCCCGCCAGCCGGCGCTTCGTCAACCCGCTCTACCTGCGGGTCAGCGACACGGCCGCGTACCGGGCGGCCGACCCGGCGACCCGCGCGGTCGTCGACGCGTTGCGCCCGGACCGGGGGCCGCTGATCGACTACGACGAGGTGTGGGACGCCAAGCGGCATGCCCTGGAGTTGCTGCACCCGTACGCGCAGCCGGTGGACCTCGCGGCGGACCCGGCGCTGACCAACTTCGCGACCTGGTGCGCCCTCGCCGAGCGGCACGGCAACGACTGGCGTGCGTGGCCGGCGGAGTTGCACCACCCCGACTCCCCGGCTGTCGCCGAGCAGCGCCGGCAACTCACCGGCCGGGTCGCCTTCCACTCCTGGCTGCAACTTCTGTGCGACGAGCAGCTCGACGCCGTGACGGCGGCGGCCCGGTCCGCGGGGATGCCGGTCGGCGTGGTGCACGACCTCGCCGTCGGTATCGACCCGGGCGGCGCGGACGGGTGGCAGCTCGCCGACGTGCTGGCCCAGGGCGTACGGGTAGGGGCGCCGCCGGACGACTTCAACCAGCTCGGTCAGGACTGGGGGCTCGCCGCGTGGCGTCCGGACCGGCTCGCCGCCACCGGTTACGCGGCCTACCGGGACATGCTGCGTCGGGCGATGCGGCACGCCGGCGGTCTGCGGGTCGACCACGTCGCCGGGCTCTGGCGACTGTGGTGGGTGCCGCCGGGCGGCGGGGCGGCCGAGGGCACCTACGTGCGCTACGACGCCGACGCGATGCTGGGCATACTCGCGCTGGAAGCGCACCGGGCCGGAGCGGTGGTGGTCGGGGAGGACCTGGGCACCGTGCAACCGGCGGTGACCCGGGGGCTGCGGGGACGCAACATGCTGGGCTCCACTGTGCTCTGGTTCGCGCGCGACGACGAGGGCGACTTCGTCCCACCCGCCCGGTGGCCGCGCAACGCGCTCGCCACGATCTCCACCCACGACCTGCCCACCGCGCCGGGCTTCCTCACCGGTGAGCACGTGCGGGTGCGCGACGAGTTGAAGCTGCTCGGCACCGACGTGGCGGTGGAGCGGGCCCGCGCCAGCGCCGACCGGGCCCGGCTGCTCGACATGCTGCGAGCCGAACATCTCCTGCCCGACGCGGCGACCGGCCCCGGCCCGGCGCGGCCTGAGGCGGCGACCGGCCCCGGCCCGGCGCGGCCCGAGGCGGGGGATGCCGGGCCGGGGGCCGGCGGTGCGCCGCTCGACGACGAGGTGGTGGTGGCGATGCATGCCGCGCTGGCGGCCAGCCCGGCCCGGTTGCTGGGCGTTTCGCTCTACGACGTGCTGGGCGAGGTGCGCCAACCCAACATGCCGGGCACCGTGGACGAGTATCCGAACTGGCGGCTGCCGCTGCCGGCGGGCGTCGCGCAGATCCGCGCGGACCCCCGGGTGAAGCGGATCGTCGACCTGCTCAGCGCCGCCCGTCCCCGACCGGTCGACCCGGAGTGA
- the wrbA gene encoding NAD(P)H:quinone oxidoreductase, with product MAAQTKVAVIYYSATGITYQMAQAVCEAAGDAGAEVRLRKVRELAPDEAIRSNSGWQAHHLETQDVPEAMIDDLAWADVVILGAPTRYGMIAAQLKQFIDTTGPLWAQGALANKVYSAFTSTATSHGGQETTLTSLFNVFYHWGGVVVVPGYTDTSQFIAGNPYGPSHTSNNGEIAPDAVALEACALTARRAVQMGAALKKGLTG from the coding sequence ATGGCGGCCCAGACCAAGGTAGCGGTGATCTACTACAGCGCGACCGGCATCACCTACCAGATGGCGCAGGCTGTCTGCGAGGCCGCTGGGGACGCCGGTGCCGAGGTGCGCCTGCGCAAGGTCCGCGAGTTGGCCCCGGACGAGGCGATCCGGTCCAACTCCGGCTGGCAGGCCCACCACCTGGAGACCCAGGACGTGCCCGAGGCGATGATCGACGACCTGGCCTGGGCCGACGTGGTGATCCTCGGCGCGCCGACCCGCTACGGCATGATCGCGGCCCAGTTGAAGCAGTTCATCGACACCACCGGCCCGCTCTGGGCACAGGGCGCGCTGGCCAACAAGGTGTACTCCGCCTTCACCTCGACGGCGACCTCGCACGGCGGGCAGGAGACCACGCTGACCTCGCTGTTCAACGTCTTCTACCACTGGGGTGGCGTCGTGGTCGTGCCCGGCTACACCGACACCAGCCAGTTCATCGCCGGCAACCCGTACGGGCCCTCGCACACCAGCAACAACGGGGAGATCGCTCCGGACGCCGTGGCGCTGGAGGCCTGCGCGCTCACCGCACGCCGGGCGGTGCAGATGGGGGCCGCTCTGAAGAAGGGCCTGACCGGCTGA
- a CDS encoding FGGY family carbohydrate kinase, whose amino-acid sequence MNILALDLGTSSVRGLVLDADTQPMPGALARRKVDLAIGDDGTGTLSGPDYLASLVECLDELAEAGHLRDVGLVAVSAQWHSVLPLDRQGVPMGPVVTWLDTRPTPVGPSAGPAAPDAFHQRTGCWWHRSYWSMRLPWLREQSGTPIARFVGLPEYVLGQLLDDAPMSISQASGTGLLDLRTLTWDDEALALAGAGPDDLPSLGALDWHGRLRVDLARRWPALAQARWSPPVGDGGASNVGSGCVDPSRAAVTVGTSAAVRLMQRIPAGEELPRLPERLWRYRVDHDHVVTGAAYANGGNLFAWADRELRLPRGAELDAALALVPAGGGRPADPRFGGDRAPGLSPAGSGELRGLSFGTTAVDILAGLMQGLCELVAEDLAVLESTIDKPVGVVLGGGAVAASVWWRQAFATALAPRPVSHQRNPEIGATGAALVAMGRFGDAIQLADIGRTDELVLPGTAGRSHPQYPS is encoded by the coding sequence ATGAACATTCTCGCGCTCGACCTGGGCACCTCGTCGGTGCGCGGGCTGGTGCTGGACGCGGACACCCAGCCGATGCCCGGCGCGCTGGCCCGGCGCAAGGTCGACCTCGCCATCGGCGACGACGGCACCGGCACACTGTCCGGCCCGGACTACCTGGCGTCCCTGGTCGAGTGCCTGGACGAGCTGGCCGAGGCAGGTCACCTGCGCGACGTCGGCCTGGTCGCGGTCTCCGCCCAGTGGCACTCGGTGCTTCCGTTGGACCGTCAGGGCGTTCCGATGGGCCCGGTCGTCACCTGGCTGGACACCCGGCCCACGCCGGTCGGCCCCAGCGCCGGTCCGGCCGCTCCGGACGCGTTCCACCAGCGCACCGGCTGCTGGTGGCACCGCTCGTACTGGTCGATGCGGCTGCCCTGGCTGCGCGAGCAGTCCGGCACGCCGATCGCCCGGTTCGTCGGCCTGCCCGAGTACGTGCTGGGCCAGCTGCTGGACGACGCCCCCATGTCGATCTCCCAGGCCAGCGGCACCGGTCTGCTGGACCTGCGCACCCTGACCTGGGACGACGAGGCGCTGGCATTGGCCGGGGCGGGACCGGACGACCTCCCGTCCCTCGGCGCGCTCGACTGGCATGGCCGGCTGCGGGTCGACCTGGCCCGTCGGTGGCCCGCGTTGGCGCAGGCCCGCTGGTCACCGCCGGTCGGTGACGGCGGGGCGTCCAACGTCGGGTCGGGCTGCGTCGACCCGAGCCGGGCCGCCGTCACGGTGGGCACCTCGGCGGCCGTACGACTGATGCAGCGCATCCCGGCCGGCGAGGAGTTGCCGCGCCTCCCCGAACGGCTGTGGCGGTACCGGGTCGACCACGACCACGTGGTGACCGGGGCGGCGTACGCCAACGGGGGCAACCTCTTCGCCTGGGCGGACCGGGAGCTGCGCCTGCCCCGGGGCGCGGAGCTGGACGCGGCGCTGGCGCTGGTGCCGGCCGGCGGTGGCCGACCGGCGGACCCCCGTTTCGGCGGCGACCGGGCGCCCGGCCTGTCGCCGGCGGGCAGCGGCGAGCTGCGCGGCCTCAGCTTCGGCACCACTGCCGTCGACATCCTGGCCGGGCTGATGCAGGGGCTGTGTGAGCTGGTCGCCGAGGACCTCGCGGTGCTGGAGTCCACCATCGACAAACCGGTCGGCGTGGTGCTGGGCGGGGGTGCGGTGGCCGCCTCGGTGTGGTGGCGGCAGGCCTTCGCCACCGCGCTCGCGCCGCGGCCGGTGTCGCACCAACGCAACCCGGAGATCGGTGCCACCGGCGCCGCGTTGGTGGCGATGGGCCGCTTCGGTGACGCGATTCAGCTCGCCGACATCGGCCGGACGGACGAACTCGTCTTGCCGGGCACGGCAGGACGATCCCACCCGCAGTATCCTTCCTGA
- a CDS encoding anthranilate synthase family protein, with translation MTHLTDLLAAVDDGVDPGPFALLRRDGAAELDLLTGPVDTFERLADLPLTSGPPGARALALVPYRQVTERGFACVDDDAPLECLQVRQHRRIALADALAVLPDEPVRTDDAGFDVSDEEYARTVQRVLSEEIGRGEGANFVIHRTLRATVLGPPLRAALAALRRLLVAERGAYWTFVVHTGARTLVGASPERHVSVDDGLVMMNPISGTFRCPDGVVDRAALLRFLADPKEVEELYMVLDEELKMMATVAERGGQVIGPYLKEMSHLAHTEYLLAGQSTRDVREVLRETMFAPTVTGSPMENACRVIARHERRGRGYYGGVLALLGHDDAGRQTLDAPILIRTAEISPTGALRVSVGATLVRHSTAVGEVAETHAKAAGVLAALGLGPAASAGDRLPVARLADDPAVRDALAARNAPLARFWLDQRAPDAPGLPGLVGRRVLIVDAEDTFTGMLAHQLGALGLVVTTRGWREVGALDAYHLVVAGPGPGDPGSADDPKVATLRGLLVERLTAGGPVLAVCLGHQVLAGLLGLELHRRKAPYQGLQREVSLFGSTRRVGFYSTFTARAASDRLDTAYGPVELARDAVDGAVHALRGRGFAGVQFHAESVLSPDGLAVLTELVTELLPAPRRDELSTTGGRA, from the coding sequence ATGACACACCTGACCGACCTGCTCGCCGCCGTCGACGACGGCGTCGACCCCGGCCCCTTCGCGCTGCTGCGCCGCGACGGGGCCGCCGAACTGGACCTGCTCACCGGCCCGGTCGACACCTTCGAACGGCTCGCGGACCTGCCGCTGACGTCGGGGCCACCCGGTGCGCGGGCGCTGGCCCTGGTGCCGTACCGACAGGTCACCGAGCGCGGCTTCGCCTGCGTCGACGACGACGCCCCGCTGGAGTGCCTCCAGGTGCGTCAGCACCGGCGGATCGCGCTGGCCGACGCTCTCGCCGTACTGCCCGACGAGCCGGTCCGCACCGACGACGCCGGCTTCGACGTCAGCGACGAGGAGTACGCGCGGACCGTGCAGCGGGTGCTGTCCGAGGAGATCGGCCGTGGCGAGGGCGCGAACTTCGTCATCCACCGCACCCTGCGCGCCACTGTGCTGGGCCCGCCGCTGCGCGCCGCGCTGGCCGCGCTACGCCGGCTGCTGGTCGCCGAGCGCGGCGCGTACTGGACGTTCGTGGTGCACACCGGCGCCCGGACACTCGTCGGCGCGAGCCCGGAGCGGCACGTCAGCGTGGACGACGGACTGGTGATGATGAACCCGATCAGCGGCACCTTCCGCTGCCCCGACGGCGTCGTCGACCGGGCCGCCCTGCTGCGGTTCCTCGCCGACCCGAAGGAGGTCGAGGAGCTGTACATGGTGCTCGACGAGGAGCTGAAGATGATGGCCACCGTCGCCGAGCGGGGCGGGCAGGTCATCGGCCCTTACCTCAAGGAGATGTCGCACCTGGCGCACACCGAGTACCTGCTCGCCGGGCAGAGCACCCGGGACGTGCGGGAGGTGCTGCGCGAGACGATGTTCGCGCCCACCGTCACGGGCAGCCCGATGGAGAACGCCTGCCGGGTGATCGCCCGGCACGAGCGCCGGGGCCGGGGCTACTACGGCGGCGTGCTGGCGTTGCTCGGCCACGACGACGCCGGCCGGCAGACGCTCGACGCCCCGATCCTGATCCGGACGGCCGAGATCTCCCCCACCGGCGCGCTGCGGGTGTCGGTCGGCGCCACACTGGTCCGCCACTCGACGGCCGTCGGAGAGGTGGCCGAGACGCACGCCAAGGCCGCCGGTGTGCTGGCCGCGCTGGGTCTCGGGCCGGCGGCGTCCGCCGGCGACCGGCTGCCGGTCGCGCGGCTGGCCGACGACCCGGCGGTACGCGACGCGCTGGCCGCGCGCAACGCCCCGCTGGCCCGGTTCTGGCTGGACCAGCGGGCGCCGGACGCGCCCGGCCTGCCCGGACTGGTCGGCCGCCGGGTGCTGATCGTGGACGCCGAGGACACCTTCACCGGGATGCTGGCCCACCAACTGGGCGCCCTGGGTCTCGTGGTGACCACCCGGGGGTGGCGGGAGGTCGGCGCGCTGGACGCCTACCACCTGGTGGTGGCCGGGCCCGGCCCCGGCGACCCCGGGAGCGCGGACGATCCCAAGGTGGCAACGCTGCGCGGTCTGCTGGTCGAGCGGTTGACCGCTGGCGGTCCCGTCCTCGCGGTCTGCCTCGGCCATCAGGTGCTGGCCGGGCTGCTCGGGCTCGAACTGCACCGCCGGAAGGCCCCCTACCAGGGGCTGCAACGGGAGGTGTCGCTGTTCGGCAGCACCCGTCGGGTCGGCTTCTACTCCACCTTCACCGCCCGCGCCGCCTCCGACCGGCTGGACACCGCGTACGGGCCGGTGGAGCTGGCCCGGGACGCTGTCGACGGCGCCGTGCACGCGCTGCGGGGCCGCGGCTTCGCCGGTGTGCAGTTCCACGCGGAGTCGGTGCTCAGCCCGGACGGGCTCGCGGTGCTGACCGAGTTGGTGACCGAGCTGCTGCCGGCGCCCCGGCGGGACGAGCTGTCCACCACGGGCGGGCGCGCATAG
- a CDS encoding winged helix DNA-binding domain-containing protein, with product MPADLSAADALALRTTSLLLRPHPSTRPGTVADVVEWFGAMQAQDLSSGLWSLGVRLPGHTVDDVRAALERREALRTWPMRGTVHFVPPADARWMLELTGVRALAGSATRRARLGLTEADEDHALDVLGGALAGGGRLTRAECLAALRAAGVGTDGQRGYHLLSQASVRGVTCLAPNVGTEQTFALLDEWAPAPRRPERDEALAVLAHRYVRGHGPVTDREFAGWSGLTLTDSRRGLAALGDAVVEVRVEGEPMYVDAALADAPRAPLDAVLALPGFDEYLLGYRNRTLMLDPAHRAAVVPGNNGVFRATVVHAGRVVGVWRRAVGRSAVTVTIQPLVTLDAATRGRAEQALGRYADFLGLPPRVAWLP from the coding sequence ATGCCTGCCGACCTCAGCGCGGCCGACGCCCTGGCGCTGCGAACGACCAGCCTGCTGTTGCGCCCGCACCCGAGCACCCGCCCCGGCACCGTCGCCGACGTGGTGGAGTGGTTCGGCGCGATGCAGGCGCAGGACCTGTCCAGCGGGCTGTGGTCGCTCGGCGTGCGACTGCCCGGCCACACCGTCGACGACGTACGGGCCGCGTTGGAGCGGCGCGAGGCGCTGCGCACCTGGCCGATGCGGGGGACCGTACACTTCGTGCCGCCCGCCGACGCCCGGTGGATGCTGGAGCTGACCGGCGTCCGCGCGCTGGCCGGCTCGGCGACCCGCCGGGCCCGGCTCGGTCTCACCGAGGCCGACGAGGACCACGCGCTGGACGTCCTCGGCGGCGCGTTGGCCGGCGGCGGCCGACTCACCCGGGCGGAGTGCCTGGCCGCCCTGCGGGCGGCCGGGGTGGGCACCGACGGGCAGCGCGGCTACCACCTGCTCTCGCAGGCGAGCGTGCGCGGCGTGACCTGCCTGGCGCCGAACGTCGGCACCGAACAGACCTTCGCCCTGCTGGACGAGTGGGCCCCAGCGCCCCGCCGGCCGGAGCGGGACGAGGCGCTGGCAGTGCTCGCTCACCGCTACGTCCGCGGGCACGGCCCGGTGACCGACCGGGAGTTCGCCGGGTGGAGCGGCCTCACCCTCACCGACTCCCGGCGCGGCCTGGCCGCCCTCGGCGACGCCGTCGTCGAGGTCCGGGTCGAGGGCGAACCGATGTACGTCGACGCGGCGCTGGCCGACGCTCCGCGCGCGCCGCTGGACGCGGTGCTGGCACTGCCCGGCTTCGACGAATACCTGCTCGGCTACCGGAACCGCACGCTGATGCTCGACCCGGCGCACCGGGCGGCGGTGGTGCCGGGCAACAACGGCGTCTTCCGGGCCACCGTCGTCCACGCCGGCCGGGTGGTGGGTGTCTGGAGGCGCGCCGTCGGCCGTTCGGCGGTCACCGTGACGATCCAGCCGCTCGTGACGCTCGACGCTGCCACCCGCGGCCGCGCGGAGCAGGCGCTGGGGCGTTACGCCGACTTCCTCGGGTTGCCGCCCCGCGTCGCCTGGCTGCCCTGA
- a CDS encoding nitrate- and nitrite sensing domain-containing protein: MARGSEPANGAVSNHRRRRFDVRVVPHRRRSPFRLRDWRMSTKLATVLVVPSMAFLLLAGVQTNALVGRTTALNDFSGQVGIGRQITAAVHQLQQERDRSAGELSELRQGGDRQAAASSLRQLQASTDKAIVDLRRAAEPLADADASWRVAFSQALEAYDQVVDVRPAIPPAVLSSNTILGNYNRAVSAMLDLLAEPTPGQNQPALNDAVLRYVQLARVKELSSQVRAQLYAAARAGRYSTEDRVTLTDLRAQQLTALGAFRVAATAEQVRRYDETSLAPLFVAATRLEERSLPASGAAREVLPSEQWWEASQQRQELLRQIEAGVLDDAVRQAEDASSGQLRATLLVVGGVVTVLLVALLISLLVGRSVARSMRLLRSQALKIAQDELPDTLDRLKTVTGGVPSIEVAPAVVRSLDEIGELAEAFVAVHRSAVTVAVEQALMRRNVNAMFVNLARRSQVLVERQLELLDDLEREESDPDQLENLFKLDHLAARMRRNDESLLVLAGTESTRRWNRPAGLGAVLLAAAAEIEQYQRVRIESVADVYVVGHAVGELVHLLAELLENATVFSRPDTAVVVTARAEGAAAVIEIADRGLGMSPTALEQANTVLSSPPAADVAAVERMGLFVVSHLASRLGVQVRLHGGEGGLVARLGLPPMLLATPGQGELDQPAPARMLATSAARGMVAPATAGLGGAARDLPVAGRPPVAAVPRQGRPVPVRAEDVLTPAATRDGGGWYSRQGPSTPAAPPPVAPPTIPVTAGTNERGLPVRVPMAQLSAVTRSAQPTSAPTRTDPDPEAVGGMLSRLYSGVRRAEAEDTTEIPVPPSGGHDEGGRRQ; the protein is encoded by the coding sequence GTGGCGAGAGGTTCCGAGCCGGCGAACGGCGCGGTGTCCAACCATCGCCGGCGTCGTTTCGACGTGCGCGTCGTCCCGCACCGGCGGCGGTCGCCGTTCCGGCTGCGCGACTGGCGGATGAGCACCAAGCTCGCCACCGTGCTGGTCGTGCCGTCGATGGCGTTCCTGCTGCTCGCCGGGGTGCAGACCAACGCGCTGGTGGGACGGACGACGGCACTCAACGACTTCTCCGGCCAGGTCGGCATCGGCCGGCAGATCACCGCGGCGGTGCACCAGCTCCAGCAGGAGCGTGACCGGTCGGCGGGGGAGCTGAGCGAGCTGCGCCAGGGGGGCGACCGGCAGGCCGCGGCGAGCTCGCTGCGACAGTTGCAGGCGTCCACCGACAAGGCCATCGTGGACCTCCGCCGGGCGGCCGAACCCCTGGCCGACGCCGACGCGTCGTGGCGGGTCGCGTTCTCCCAGGCCCTGGAGGCGTACGACCAGGTGGTCGACGTCCGGCCGGCGATCCCGCCGGCGGTGCTGAGCAGCAACACCATCCTGGGCAACTACAACCGCGCGGTCAGCGCGATGCTCGACCTGCTCGCCGAGCCGACCCCGGGTCAGAACCAGCCGGCGCTGAACGACGCCGTGCTGCGCTACGTGCAACTGGCCCGGGTGAAGGAGCTGTCCTCCCAGGTGCGGGCCCAGCTCTACGCCGCCGCCCGCGCCGGCCGCTACAGCACCGAGGACCGGGTGACGCTCACCGACCTGCGCGCCCAGCAGCTCACCGCGCTCGGCGCGTTCCGGGTGGCCGCGACCGCCGAGCAGGTCCGCCGCTACGACGAGACCTCGCTGGCCCCCTTGTTCGTGGCCGCCACCCGGCTGGAGGAGCGCAGCCTGCCGGCCAGTGGCGCGGCGCGCGAGGTGCTGCCGTCGGAGCAGTGGTGGGAGGCCAGCCAGCAGCGGCAGGAGCTGCTGCGTCAGATCGAGGCGGGGGTGCTGGACGATGCCGTGCGGCAGGCCGAGGACGCCAGCAGCGGCCAGCTCCGGGCGACCCTGCTGGTCGTCGGCGGGGTCGTCACGGTCCTGCTGGTCGCCCTGCTGATCTCGTTGCTCGTCGGACGGTCGGTCGCCCGGTCGATGCGGCTGCTGCGCAGCCAGGCGCTCAAGATCGCCCAGGACGAGTTGCCGGACACGCTGGACCGGCTCAAGACGGTCACCGGCGGGGTGCCGAGCATCGAGGTCGCGCCGGCGGTGGTGCGTTCCCTCGACGAGATCGGTGAGCTGGCCGAGGCCTTCGTGGCGGTGCACCGCAGCGCGGTCACCGTCGCTGTCGAGCAGGCGCTGATGCGGCGCAACGTCAACGCGATGTTCGTCAACCTGGCCCGCCGTAGCCAGGTGCTGGTGGAGCGCCAACTGGAGCTGCTGGACGACCTGGAGCGCGAGGAGAGCGACCCGGACCAGCTGGAGAACCTCTTCAAGCTCGACCACCTGGCCGCCCGGATGCGCCGTAACGACGAGAGCCTGCTGGTGCTCGCCGGCACCGAGTCGACCCGGCGGTGGAACCGGCCGGCCGGCCTCGGCGCGGTGCTGCTGGCCGCCGCCGCCGAGATCGAGCAGTACCAGCGGGTCCGCATCGAGTCGGTGGCCGACGTGTACGTGGTCGGGCACGCCGTCGGCGAGTTGGTGCACCTGCTGGCCGAGTTGCTGGAGAACGCGACGGTCTTCTCCCGCCCGGACACCGCCGTGGTGGTGACCGCCCGCGCCGAGGGAGCGGCGGCGGTGATCGAGATCGCCGACCGTGGCCTCGGCATGAGCCCGACAGCGCTCGAACAGGCGAACACGGTCCTGTCCAGCCCGCCGGCCGCCGACGTCGCGGCTGTCGAACGGATGGGTCTGTTCGTGGTCAGCCACCTGGCGTCGCGGCTGGGCGTACAGGTGCGGTTGCACGGCGGCGAGGGCGGCCTGGTCGCCCGGCTCGGCCTGCCTCCGATGCTGCTGGCCACACCGGGCCAGGGGGAGCTGGACCAACCCGCGCCGGCACGCATGCTGGCGACCAGCGCGGCCCGGGGAATGGTCGCGCCCGCCACGGCGGGGCTGGGCGGCGCCGCGCGGGACCTGCCGGTGGCCGGCCGCCCGCCGGTCGCCGCCGTGCCCCGTCAGGGCCGACCGGTGCCGGTACGCGCCGAGGACGTCCTCACCCCGGCCGCCACGCGCGACGGCGGCGGCTGGTACTCGCGGCAGGGCCCGTCCACGCCGGCGGCGCCCCCGCCGGTGGCCCCGCCGACCATCCCGGTGACCGCCGGCACCAACGAGCGCGGGCTGCCGGTGCGGGTGCCCATGGCGCAGTTGAGCGCTGTCACCCGCTCGGCGCAACCGACGTCGGCACCGACCCGCACCGACCCGGACCCGGAGGCGGTCGGCGGCATGCTCTCGCGGCTCTACAGCGGAGTACGGCGCGCCGAGGCCGAGGACACCACCGAGATACCCGTGCCACCGTCCGGGGGGCACGACGAAGGGGGACGACGACAGTGA